A stretch of DNA from Perca fluviatilis chromosome 15, GENO_Pfluv_1.0, whole genome shotgun sequence:
AAAACCGTCAGTTTAACCCTGCTTGGACCATAGACTATAAATAGTCAATGGTTTGGACTGAAAAATACTTGCCAAATCCAAAAGTCTAACAGATGTGTTTAGTTTGCAATTATGTGTCGCACTATTTAAATATTACAATATACAGAAACACCGGTTGTTCCGAAAAACTTTAACAATCAAGGGATCACAAGAGAGGGCTCCAAAAGTTCAGAGTAGGATTAAAATCTTACAGAGCTGTAAGATGATGCGATCATGTAGGCTACAGCCCGAGAGAGAGAGCCACAGCAAGCCAAGCTTTTCACACACAAACGCAATAAAAAGCATTAAAATCATAATGCTGCCTGCTACTTAAAATCTCTGTTAAAGTGATTACAGAGATCGAACAacccaggctgcagccataacCGACTTAACTAAATAGAGGTGAGGAGGAAAGGGACTTTTGAGAAATTGCTATGACATGCAATAAAAGGGTCACAGATGGAGGCAGCTGAAACCACTTTTCAGCACCTTGCTACCATGCTAATTttacttttctgtttttattagaGGGAGTGCCTCATTTTGGtcactttatttttaaagttatCACTGGAAATTTTAGAATGTTGCCATTTTTCCACTGATGTTGATTTTATGAATTTAGCTTGTTGCAGGCCTCTGTGACCACAGGAGGTCCCTCCTCGGTAAAGACCATCGctaagctcttatttctgccctgAGGTtcgaggagcgagcatcgaggagctataaacgaggatacacgagagcagccttcccggaagctgTGCAgctgtgacgcttcagaggaagaacgtctcatccctctaaaatatttgctcgttgcctctctcctccgatGATTTCTCTCGTCTCTCCCGTGCCTCCTCAGTGGGAGCGACTAAGATGCAAGGAAGAAAGAcaagtggaggagtcgaggaggcaatttaaagggatacttcaccgatttaacattaagctttgtatcagtagaaacacagtagtattttcgaatgagcgtgcttccctccctcatgtccccctgagactagagatctctgtattgtgggtctggaaaaaatcttttTGCCCAGAcgcaatggactacagccagtagtaggagctacttccgcatgttttcaacccgtcTTTACACAAAGTTTTCCAAAGCTAAACGAGCGTCAGCCATCTTTGTGTTTTGAcatgtttcgtatgtcgtttttatataatgttgtttttatattttaaatgtgtaacaccacttgagccatggtgaaacgttgtttcgtgtatattgttgaaatgacaataaaacacacttgagttgagttgatcgtctcactgtttgtctgtctgtaaacggtaggcatggcttgggagtagactctaaagcagcgaagcaagtgcattctgggatttggtgtctttcaaccacatgagccaaaaacacattttctggcttgtctcggcctagaagccaccaatttctaaaatgttttcacattgctactacataagtgacccaatttaaagatatattcatctaTCTAATGGTGAAATATCTCTTTAAGCAACATGAGAAGCATCTCTTGATCTTCATCCATATAGCCTATAGCGTCAAGGCAGactcattaaaaaacaaaacggtctcctaagccggaccagggagaatgaatgcgtgtgcatgagcagtgattgacacacagttagacaccctccctggctctgattggtgcatctgaacagggagttgtggtttttttgcaaatcacattacaggctgtaggtggtgccagaggagccggaccttttattatttttaaattacctgcttcaaGTAGTTCTACgtgaacatagggtcagtttcagcaaatatgacagaaagttagatTTAGAAATCTTACCTTCTGCACCTTTAAAGATAACTTTAGCTGTGTGTCCATACATGTTTATTTCTATGTGCGCATCTTAGGAGTTCTTTGTTAGTCTCCACTCCAATCATGGCAGTAGGCGAGCAATCAATAACATAACTATGACCACCGGAGGGCAGTAAACACTTATGAATCTAAACTCACTCAGGTCAAGTCTACCACAGTTTCAAGGCAGACTCAAGTCACACAACTCACATTTTTTtgcttaatttttttaaagtcagaattctgagaataaagtcagaattctgagattaaagtgagAATTCTGAATTCTTTTTCTTCCAGACTTTATtcacagaaatatatatatattcatatatggccctaatcctcttatTGTCCATACATGCTCatgtccattaatatttacagtctatggtattaTCACACTAATACTGAgttgtatgtatttaaattcaTATTGATTGTAGTGCTATTACTGTATCACTTAATTGAATTGTAGTGCTGCAGTTCTTCACTGTAACCTCTAGAGGGCAGTGAACACTCATGATTGTTAATATACAGGTCAAACGTCAACTCCACCTAACATCAaggtaatacaaaataaatgaatgcataaataaaatgaaacaatCTAAAGAGACAATGCTGTTTCTATTATTCTGTACACCTGCACCACCATGCATATTGAGGTCTTTTGAAAACAAAGTTTAGCctgcattattattatcaaaaaTCTCTTTAGAAATGTTTGTCAGACTTTTAAATCTTCATGTGATTTGCTAAAAGTCAAGAAATACCTGTCGATAACTTACAATTGAAATGAGCAGTTTGAAATATATTTCCCCATGTTTACTTGTCAGATTGCCTTTCTGTGTCTTTTGGTAATATCCTGTAGCTTGTGATAAAACGTTGCTGcttaattaatgaattagttCATTCTGAATATAATTTACACAACGGTGATAGCCATTGATCTTTTCTTAATAATGCTTTCAAGACATTATCTATTTGATATCATTCCTTCTTTGTGTTTAAACCTTGATCTTACTGCATTATTTAAATGTTGACAATACTGGGCAAGCAAGCTGCTGCCATCAAAACATCAGTCCTATTTTCTCCAGTTGTATTTGCAGGGATTTGTTAGTTATTTACATACAGCCTGGATGCACAACCATTTTACAGTTTTACAAGACAAATTGACTTGACAGGTGACGCACTCATTCTCTCCTGAGGAGTTTCACTCTGTAAACTATgacacatttatacattttcagACACATTTACACTCACTGAGAAATGGTGACTTTGATAAAGAATCATGATCAGTTAGTCTGAAGCCCAACAACATTGTGTTTTGAAAGAATTTCCATAATCacaaattttacattttatcttTATAATTTGATTTGACAAATGTCAATTTATaggctaaaataaaaaagtaagtcTTTATGATGTCATTTGTCATTAGTATAATAAAACACCTCTTTTTGAACATTTTGCTTTTAATTGACAAacgtaaataaatacataaatctgATAGATGAATACCAGGTAAACCTCCTGATAATGATCACAGAGCTAAGCTAACATAACCACCACAGCAATACTAATTTGAATACaatacaaaaagaagaaaaaaataaccacaaaaatgtatataattaCAATAAGACTAAAAATCACAGAATTAAGAAGCTAAAACATTTTTACCATGGACACCTGGATTGAATGAAGAATGGCTGACACTTTGGACTAATACATATTCTGGACAAAAGGCCAAAATGTATCATTACTACACTCATTTTCTCAACCTCTCCAtaaaagtttttatttctttttcactttGCAAAGCTCAGTAGCTCTTTTTTCTGTTGAAACGGATTGCAATGTATGTTTTTAATCAAACTACAATATGGTCTTAATACTTTTTAGTATGTGCAGAATATTGTTTGGGGTGATCCTCTTACTACTAAGCAGATGGGGAATTTTCAGAGTAATGTAAATGTGTTACAGTATGCCTCTCAGAGCTTGGCTCCCTCCTCGTGTCTTGATGCGAGCTGTGTTACACTTAAGCTTTTCCATCACACGTAAGTGATTTGCATTGGTTTTTGCATTGGTGCCAAACCTtgtaaaaacagtttttggATGATGTGCAAATTTCCAAAATGTGCGTATACATAGCTTTAACAGTGTAGATTGATGTTATGTGGAGTCTGATCTGCCATGATGAACTGCTGTGCCCTTGCACTTCTCCTGGGTGagttattcatgttttatttagtgAATAAAGTGTGAAAATGATTTATTACTCTAAATTAGACCAGAGAACATTTAGAGATTGTATACTTTCACAGAGTATGACCCATTGAGCTGGCACAATTacttttaaagctgcattcggATTCAGAACTGCATCCAGAGTGACGGACAATATGTGATTTCTATGTTTTAACCGAATACAACAATGTTATAAAATACAATCAAGTTTTAAAAAGAATACTGTACATTGTATGGCTATATATGAGCCACAAGTTAAATTGTACGGTATATTGTAACAAATGCTGTTATACAGTAATTTAGGCTTTTACATGCCTTAATCATGAGCACCAATTCAGCACTTAGCTCATTTCTATAATAGGCTTGCATATAAATCTCAcacaatttcttttatttaatattttgtttgaATTATGTGACCTTTAAAGAAGTCATTGAAACAATAActgttctttgtctttttggttTATAGGTTCCCTCTTTGCCCTTGGCCATTGTGTTTTTCCTCCTGGTATGAATGACGTTCACTTGAAAACATGAGATACAGATTCTGGTTTTAGGTGAAATAATTAGTGTTTGTCATTATTAACAAACCGTATGTTTTGCTGTTCCATGCAGGTTCTTGTGATAGTTACACGAATATAAATGATACATGGCGGAACTACTTGTTTTCATCAACGTCGATGCCCGGCTCCCCAAAGGATGATGCACTTCTTACTTCAAAGTGGTTGCGCTTCACAGGGATTGGTGGAGACAGAATTATAGCAAACTGCCTTGCAACCAACAATCGTGGTGGTGGCTACTACACCGTTTATTTTGGATTTTCATATCCAACAAATGAATCTCTAACTCCAGCAACAGGGACTGCATATACTAATGGTGGACCCTGCGGTTGGAATTCGTATGCTTTTAAAATCTACGTGGTCCTCTGTCCTGGAGGATTCTACATATACAACCCAGCGTCTCACCCACATGGCAGTTTGGTTTTTGCAACTTGTAAGGAATTATTACTCATCGTCATCATTTGCTTTACATTTTGATATAGACATGTCCCACTGATGTGCTATTTACAACAGTTAAAGAGACCTACTTTTATCTTTTCACAATTAcatattgttttttgtgtttgtttgtgtgtatgtgtgtgtgtcatctctGTTTAGATCATTATGAATGTAACCCAGACTCCTGTGGACCACTTGCTGAGTGTTCAGGTAATGGAGgctgtatttgtgtttctggGTATAAACTCCCTTCAGGATACCTACCCACTCCAGAGTCATATGGTTGTGTTGGTAAGTACATAGAGTTTCATCTGAACTGTAGAACATCACAGTGTGATTTATAATGACTGTAactatctttttttgttgttgctggaaGCACACCAATATGTTTCATGCACACAGTCTGCATTTTGggagcatatacagtacatacacctCTATACTCCTGTCTGTAACACCTCTTGTCAGACATAGATGAGTGCAAGGAGACTGCAGGAATTTGCGGTCCATACTCCAATTGTACCAACACCCCTGGATCATATCTCTGTGCCTGTCTGGATGGATTCAAGGCAACAGATCCAGTATCACCACCTAACACCACCAACAATTGCAAAGGTACCattgaaatatacagtatatacccgTTTTACTGTGAATCCTGAGCTGAAATGACATTCTTTTTTTCAGGCTGATATAGAAGTCGAGACTCcagttgatttatttttttctttatagatATTGACGAGTGTCTTGACAATGTCTGTGGTGATGGTGGGACCTGTCTCAACAACATAGGAAGTTTTGTTTGTAACTGCCATAAAGGTTACAAGCTTTTGCCTGATGCAACTCCTCTTTGCCAAGGTAATGTCATCACAGGATAatcaaaagccttttctcaTATTCTCTAAGCTATTTTTGTCAGATGCAGTTCTAAATTTCATGTAGCCAGAAAGtttgccaaaacatttaaactatCAGCGAAACAAGAAAATATAAACTAATGTATTGCAAAGCATTACTCGAGATGCTCACCACAACAGCAGTTAGTGTCTCAATGAATCTACAGTCAAGTACTCAATCAAGAACAAGAATCAAAGTACCTGATTTCCTCGATGCAGGATTTCAGATAGGCACCTTATTCTGAAAGAGAAACATGGTTCATGTTGATCATTAACATTATTTgagtaatgtatttttttttatacttcagtgtttttattttggagTAAAATCACTGTAAcccatttatttttgtattttaacaatTGAATGCCAGCTGTGTTAACTGTCCTTTCTCAGATATTGATGAGTGTTTCAATTCCACCATCTGTGGCCCTGAATCTATTTGCACCAACACACCTGGAAATTATACCTGTGCATGTCACCTGGGGTTCTCACCGACTAAACAGGACCAGGAGCCCAGCGAGACCAACATCTGTATTGGTATTTGAATCAACATTCTTTTTAGATGTTTTTCAGCATCTAGAAGCAGATGGAAAACGACATCTCAATTGTAACTTCTAGCAGGAGTgaagagtcacacacacacacacaaagctgtcTAGGTTCTAGCtggtttattgttttaatatgtGTACCATGTATTTGGCAGATGTTGACGAGTGTGTCATATATACTACCATCTGTGGTCCTGATGCCAACTGCACAAACTCATACGGATCTTACACCTGCACCTGCTTGTCTGGTTATCGGGTGAACAACCCAGGCGTAATAGCCAGCATTACTAACCCATGCACAGGTGTGTGATCACTATTAGTGTGATTAAACTGtcatacatttttttctattatgtgtttaactgtgtttttttctctctacagATATAGATGAGTGCAGTGAGACACCTGGTATATGTGGTAAACTAACTGTGTGCACTAATGTACCGGGGACATTCTATTGTTCTTGTCCTGATGGATTCTTCCCTTCAACTGGAGTTGTGTGGACGATAGGCGTCTCATTTTGTCAAAGTGAGCAAAGtcaagtttaaataaaaatcaagatttatgaaaatgtacaaaacttcatgtaatttctttttcttctaaatTACTGACAGGGATTCAAGATATTCTAGATGCAATAAAACCCCCTGAGGTAAGACGATTTTATGTTATGCATAATAATGTTCAAACAATTATCTCAACTCCACACAATTAAAGCTGCATTGTTTAACGATCTTGGTAGAAGGTAATCTAGATGCCAGTGCTGACCCTGTTGAACTTAGCAGTTGCCAAATTTAGATCGAACCTTTCTGTCAACACATAGATGTCAAATCACTAGATCacagtgaagtaaaaaaaaacactcacacacacttttattgcAGGGTCAGACAAAAGAAAGAGCTTTCCTTGGCAATATGGATCAACAACTTCAGAACAACACAGACGTCGTCTTACCAGCAGCGGTATGAATAAAACCCTACCGTTTTAAGTGTAGAGACAGATCACACAGTTCCTAACTGTCTAAAGAGGAGATGTAATGTGATGTGCTCAGGACATTGCTTGCAATTACATTCCGTCTCATTGTTTTTACTGTCCTTCTTGGTGTCTTTGCAGACAGTGACAAACAGCTTTGCTGCATCTATGGTACTTAAAACCTAACAAAATTACACCTTTGTATCATATTTTATCTTTGACTTTTTGTTGaccttttattcattcattacaATGACTTAAATTCTTGCAGGAAGTGTCAGGTGTTGGACCACGTGCCATGTCGATCACGGTGAGTAGTGATGGGGATGGGGAGACTGGCAGTATAATCCTGGGCATCTCAGACCGTCTAATTGCTGCGATGGTGCCACAAACTCGGAACCAAACCAGAATAGCAGTGCAAACTCCAACAGTGGGTAAGAGTGGTTCCCCCTAGTTTAGATGGGCTACATACACATTCCCAGTGCATATTATCAGCTATACCTGTTTTAATTTTCCTCCATTTGCAAGATTTGAGCCTACATACCATTGGCCCAGGGAGTCGTGATGACAACAATGTTGCACTTACTGCCAAAGGACAGACCATGGAAATAAACTTGCAGGCTCTAGCCAGCACCAACAAtggtgagacagagagactaTAACGAACATGATGACTATAACATTTATAGATGTTTAAttcttgtatcatgtggacactcCCAGGCTCTGCAGCAGCTGCCTTTATGACACTGAATGGGATGGAGAGTCTTCTTAGTCATCAATACTTTAAAACGGAGAACACGACAGAGATGTACTCTGATGTTTTTACTGCAATAATACCGACAATAAACACCACTAACCTCACCGAGCCTGTCAACTTTACCATTCAACATAAGGTGCAGCCTCAACCAAAATCACAATCACAAACACCTATCCatccagaaaaaaagaaactaccATTTAGTGTAatctctttttctcttgttttctcaGAAAGTACCTGAGTCTGGAATAGTGACTTGTGTGTACTGGAAAGAGCAAAGCAAAGAAGAGGTGATGCAGTGGTCAGTAGAGGGCTGTTGGGTTGCATTCTCTGAGGAAAACTACACAGTGTGCAGCTGCTCCCACCTTTCCACATTTGCCCTCATCATGCAGATTGGGGAGGTATATCAGATTTCTATGGACAGTACATGGGAAAAGTGTGTTGCTAAGGTCACACAATTGAGGAATTTTAAATCCTAAATGATTTCCAAGATTTTTGTCCATCAGATGTTTTATTAAAGTGcattccatttgtactcggaagtcgGATTTTCCGAGGTCCAAGTCGGAaacgccccctgacctcggatttccGAGCTTAGAACTTGGGCAACCACCGAGTACCACGAGCTacaaatccaacatggctgctccgtgcatcaacacttgtgaaagctgtagtaacatacagttataagcacttttgtcttatttgtgtctcactaaatcagttgtACACACAGCACTGTCCAATTTATATCTGTGAACATGTTGTTACGCTgcttgtatgcacaaaaaacagtGTTATGCGTTGTTATAAACtggcattgctaacaatggctaaccggGTTAGAGCTAAGGAAAACAATGAATATCCGACTTGCAAATGGAatgcattcaactcgggtgtgatgTCATTCCCAGCTTCAGCTTCcaagttccgaggtaaatggaacgcactattatACTCACACCACATGATTTGACAAATGAGGCCATGATACGGTAGGGCCTACAATAATTTACTTAGAAATCTGCCAGCCTTACAATCTTCTAGTGTGTACCCATTGGACAGATAGTTGCAGACCCAAGATCAGGCTCATCATAACCTAAGTGTGTATTTCTCTCTGTGTATTCTGCCTTCTCAGCCTCCACCAGATAATCCATTCTTAGACTGGCTAAACCGAATGTGTGTGATTGTCGGACTGTTCTTCTTAGCTTTGGCCATCTTCACCTTCATCTTGTGTAGCTGGAACCCCAAGATCAACAACACAGCCCGTCTTCACCTCTGCCTCAACCTCTTCTTCACCCAACTGCTGCTGCTTTGGAATGACAAATATGTTGATCAAAAGGTAGAGTAAGACTAAGACTCAGATTTgtgtttttgctttaaaaaacatTCAACGGGGCCTCATACGCATGTGTTAAATGTGACCTAACTGAACCATTCTTTGCTGCTCCACAGCTGGCCTGCAAAGTCATGGCGGGGCTTCTCCACTTCTTAGTTATAGCAGGTTTTGTGTGGATGCTGCTGGAGGCGCTCCAGCTCCACTTGTTGGTCCGGAGACTCTCTAAGGTGCAGGTCATCCAGAGAGACGGCCTCCCCAGGCCACTTCTCTACCTGGTTGGCTACGGTGTTCCATTTGTGATTGTGGGTGTTTCTGCACTGATATATTCCGATGGATATGGTGCTACTGATAATGTGTGAGTAGGGCAAACAGTATTACATACATTCATATTCTCCTGCATGTCTGATTTGCCTCTAggttaaaataattgtttgatTCTGTTGCAGGTGCTGGCTCTCTAGACAGCGCAATTTCAACTGGGCTTTAACAGGCCCTGTGATTGTTATCCTTGGAGTGAGTATATTGCACGTTAGCAATAGCATCTCTTCTATTTACACAAAAATCCAATTAcctctgtttggtgtgttctgtcATTTTAACCCGTCTGGACCAATATTTAGCTAACTGAAAAACAAGCCAATGTgcactttaactacatttttctttaactttttttttaagattatttttgggggcatttccacctttaatggtaGGAAAGCAATGAAAAgtggggagagaaagggggaagacatgcaggagaTTTTCCCAGAtcagactcaaaccctggaccttctgcatcgaggaataaacctctatatatgtgcacctgcgcTACCGACTGAGCTATCCTGGCCACACCACTTTTGACAAAAATACAAGTCAATCTTGAAGCTCTCTCATTGCCCTGCTAGATTTACGGTGAAGACCAATTGAATGTGGTGCAATTCAAACAGAAACTCACCCCTATTCTATAGGACGTGAGTGATTTGGCTTACAAAGGATAGTGGAGTAACAGGCAACGCAAGACACGAAAAAAGGGAGGGGTTGAAAAGTGTTAACTCAATGCGAATGAAGGTGGACTTTGTCTGAACAGTGTAGAAGTGTAGTCTTTACCATCTGTGGAtgaatgttttttctttcctttttggcAATATGCTGCTCTATCGCAGCTCACCAtctgtgtcttttctttctttaagcTTAATTGGATATTGTTCTGTGCTACTCTATGGAGTCTGAGACCCACCCTGGTCAACATGAAAAGTGATGTTTCTCAATCCAAAGACACCAGGTTTGAGTGTTCAAGATTGTTTTAACATAGGAATTAAAAATCAGAAGCAATCTATTCGGGCTATGTACAGTAGCACGATATATAACAGATTCAACATAAAGTCAACTTGAATGCATTTAATAGTCTTGTGCAGGTACACAATTTGATTTTCTAGCTTCAGCCACACTTATACACTCATATTCATTTTGTCAGCTGATAGAGCGTTAAAAATATTGCACacagttttcatttcatttcattttttatttattaaacaggaaaagattaaagacaatcgggcctgactcagtataaaacagattttcagcaggttcctgctctgcagaacataaacaccacatacacaacaaaaactcctagacagaacagtaacaaacacacagaccaggaGAATGAGCAACAGAGCAAAGCCATAAAGCTGACTCAATGGTCACAGGTATACCTCTCCATTAAATAGCgagcaaatgttaatttaaatgatCTTATTGACGTTAAAGTTCTGATGTGCTGTGTAATGTCAGACTTTAGTGAGCACATAGAAAAAAGATCTCTGTCCATAACAGTTTCTAAAAGCCGGTAGAGGCAAAAGTCCATTTGTAGCAGATCTCGTAATGCGCTCATACCTTGAACTGGGTTTTGGAACCAACGTAGACAGAGCAGCTGCAGTGTGACCATTTAAAATTTGATAATACAGTTGCCTTGTGTGTTTAAAGAGTTCTACATTCTTAAGATAAATACTCATTAAATTCTCATTGTTTACAGGTTGATTTTGTTCAAGATCGTGGCCCAGTTTGTCATACTGGGCTGTACCTGGATTCTGGGCCTGTACCAGACAAACCTTTTCTTCCGGATCCTCTTTATAATTCTTAACTCCCAACAGGGCACATTCCTCTACATCGTCCACTGCTTGCTCAACAAGGAGGTAGACTCTTAATGCAGATGACACTCTGTGATATGTTTTTAATTCATAGAGCACTACTACTAACAACAAAAGCAATTGTTGTATTAACACATAACTCTAAACGGATTGTATTTCCTTGTATTTTCTAGGTTAGAGATGAATATGTGAAATGGCTGACCTGTTCTTTCAATAAGCCCAAAGAAAGAGGATCTGTGGTGAGTTTTATTAACACAACAACAATGCATGATACCAGAAACCACTTTAATAATTGTGAAATGTTTGTATTTATTGCAGTATAcctctattttttctttttgatgtgtctttgtaGCTTTTATATGTCATTcaagacaaagacacaaaatagAATGACAAAACATCATCCTGGGTGATCCTAGTTGTGCCTATATATGTGAATCTATGTTGTATACACTTCCAAAAGTCTTGTGTTTCACTGATAGAAAGTTTAATTGCTGGAATTATGATTTATGTAATGTTGCATGCCCCCTATTTTAATGTATAAAAAgaatatgaaaaatgtatttctacAGAAAGATGCACCGTCAGTCTCCGAGGACTGGGACAAGGCTGAATAGCAGACATGCTGATGGTGATGGAATGTGTATGACAAAAGAGAAACGCAAAACAGAGAGGAGAAATGCAAGCCTGATCCACTTTGAACCATTAGTCGTTATACATTGTTGTTGTGGTTGGGAATGACAAACcatcaaatgtacagtatatgatatTGTTTGTGTCTATGTGCTAT
This window harbors:
- the LOC120575114 gene encoding adhesion G protein-coupled receptor E1-like; translated protein: MDQQLQNNTDVVLPAATVTNSFAASMEVSGVGPRAMSITVSSDGDGETGSIILGISDRLIAAMVPQTRNQTRIAVQTPTVDLSLHTIGPGSRDDNNVALTAKGQTMEINLQALASTNNGSAAAAFMTLNGMESLLSHQYFKTENTTEMYSDVFTAIIPTINTTNLTEPVNFTIQHKKVPESGIVTCVYWKEQSKEEVMQWSVEGCWVAFSEENYTVCSCSHLSTFALIMQIGEPPPDNPFLDWLNRMCVIVGLFFLALAIFTFILCSWNPKINNTARLHLCLNLFFTQLLLLWNDKYVDQKLACKVMAGLLHFLVIAGFVWMLLEALQLHLLVRRLSKVQVIQRDGLPRPLLYLVGYGVPFVIVGVSALIYSDGYGATDNVCWLSRQRNFNWALTGPVIVILGLNWILFCATLWSLRPTLVNMKSDVSQSKDTRLILFKIVAQFVILGCTWILGLYQTNLFFRILFIILNSQQGTFLYIVHCLLNKEVRDEYVKWLTCSFNKPKERGSVKDAPSVSEDWDKAE